A window of the Clostridia bacterium genome harbors these coding sequences:
- a CDS encoding GAF domain-containing protein: MTCKNLDELFAKIRTITGVGDIGYHEIRDGRLNPVHKTNTDALGVEKWKSTHAERPVYIEKTPILKELLNTGKASSIANTKSDSRSDDAFFLFGIDSILIIPVVQEECIKGIICIASIGKLHEFSKEEINECTKAVNKHFNS; this comes from the coding sequence ATGACTTGCAAAAATCTCGATGAACTGTTTGCAAAGATAAGAACAATAACCGGTGTGGGGGATATCGGGTATCACGAAATACGTGACGGGAGGCTTAATCCTGTACATAAAACAAATACAGATGCTCTGGGAGTAGAAAAGTGGAAAAGTACTCATGCCGAGAGACCGGTGTATATTGAAAAAACTCCCATACTGAAAGAGTTATTAAACACCGGTAAGGCGTCGTCAATAGCAAATACAAAGAGTGACTCCCGTTCGGACGATGCATTCTTTCTTTTTGGAATTGACAGTATTTTAATAATACCTGTTGTTCAGGAGGAATGCATTAAAGGCATAATATGCATAGCTTCCATAGGAAAACTCCATGAATTCTCTAAAGAAGAAATAAACGAATGTACAAAAGCAGTTAATAAACATTTCAATTCATAA